The following are encoded in a window of Alosa sapidissima isolate fAloSap1 chromosome 12, fAloSap1.pri, whole genome shotgun sequence genomic DNA:
- the srsf11 gene encoding serine/arginine-rich splicing factor 11 isoform X2: protein MSSTTNVIQVTNVSPSTTSEQMRTLFGFLGNIEELKLFPPDDSPLPVTSRVCFVKFLESESVGVSQHLTNTVFVDRALIVVPFAEGVIPDESKALSLLAPANAVAGLLPGGGLLPTPNPMASMGGVPLGGLGGPNMDPTMAALGMPGPNMNPQSLSADQLLKLMTSVDPKLNPMAAGLNLNPGLKADAANKEIEEAMKRVREAQSLISAAIEPGNKKDDKRKHSRSRSRSRRRRSRSRSRHRRSKSRSRRRSRSRSRRRSKSPRRRRSHSKDRGRRSHSRSRRKEEKVRKRSKTPPKSYSSGRRSRSISRRRHRRSRSASRSPRRKLSRSPSPRRHKKEKKKDKERERDRKDDRDRSRDKRDRSPSKKKSRDKDKERERKSDSEKGDVKILSVSDCQVTRDYDEEEQGYDSEKEEEERDKGSDSAHSPQSQEPLQENAEEEAAKGSEGTSEDQQDEDMEMSD from the exons ATGAGCTCAACGACTAACGTAATTCAGGTGACAAATGTGTCTCCAAGCACAACCTCTGAACAGATGAGAACACTCTTCGGATTCCTGGGAAATATCGAGGAGTTGAAGCTGTTTCCCCCCGA TGATTCTCCCTTGCCTGTGACTTCACGTGTCTGTTTTGTAAAGTTCCTCGAGTCTGAATCCGTTGGCGTATCCCAGCACTTGACTAACACAGTCTTCGTGGACAGAGCCTTGATTGTCGTCCCATTTGCTGAAG GTGTAATTCCAGATGAATCAAAAGCTCTGTCACTTCTGGCTCCAGCTAATGCTGTCGCGGGATTGCTACCAGGAGGAGGGCTCTTGCCCACTCCAAACCCAATGGCATCT ATGGGAGGTGTTCCTCTCGGTGGTCTCGGAGGCCCCAACATGGACCCCACTATGGCAGCTCTGGGGATGCCTGGCCCCAACATGAACCCCCAG TCCCTGTCTGCCGACCAGCTTCTGAAACTGATGACCTCTGTGGATCCTAA GTTGAATCCAATGGCGGCAGGACTGAATCTAAACCCTGGCCTGAAGGCCGATGCAGCTAACAAGGAGATCGAGGAAGCCATGAAACGGGTCAGAGAAGCACAGTCACTCATATCAGCAGCCATTGAGCCTGGAA ACAAGAAAGACGACAAACGGAAACATTCAAGATCCAGGTCAAGGTCACGACGGAGGAGGTCTCGCTCTCGTTCCAGACACAG GCGCTCCAAGAGCCGGTCGAGACGACGCTCTCGCtccaggagcaggaggaggtcgAAGAGtcccaggaggaggaggtctcACTCAAAGGACCGGGGCAGACGCTCCCACAGCAGGTCCAG GAGGAAAGAGGAAAAGGTTCGCAAGCGCTCCAAAACGCCGCCCAAGAGCTACAGCAGCGGCCGGCGATCTCGGAGCATCAGTCG AAGACGACACCGGAGGAGCCGCAGTGCCTCCCGATCGCCCCGTCGGAAACTATCCAGGTCCCCCTCACCCAGAAG GcacaagaaggagaagaagaaggacaAGGAGCGGGAGCGAGACAGGAAGGACGACCGCGACCGCAGCCGAGACAAACGGGATCGCTCGCCCAGCAAGAAGAAGAGCAGGGACAAGGACAAAGAGAGGGAGCGCAAGTCCGACAGTGAGAAAGGCGACGTCAAG ATCCTGTCTGTTTCTGATTGCCAGGTGACCAGAGATTACGATGAAGAGGAGCAGGGTTATGACAgcgaaaaagaggaagaggaacgaGACAAAGGCTCCGACTCTGCCCACTCGCCCCAATCCCAGGAGCCTTTGCAGGAGAACGCCGAGGAGGAGGCGGCCAAGGGTTCGGAGGGTACCAGCGAGGACCAGCAGGACGAGGACATGGAAATGAGCGACTGA
- the srsf11 gene encoding serine/arginine-rich splicing factor 11 isoform X3 encodes MSSTTNVIQVTNVSPSTTSEQMRTLFGFLGNIEELKLFPPDDSPLPVTSRVCFVKFLESESVGVSQHLTNTVFVDRALIVVPFAEGVIPDESKALSLLAPANAVAGLLPGGGLLPTPNPMASMGGVPLGGLGGPNMDPTMAALGMPGPNMNPQSLSADQLLKLMTSVDPKLNPMAAGLNLNPGLKADAANKEIEEAMKRVREAQSLISAAIEPGNKKDDKRKHSRSRSRSRRRRSRSRSRHRRSKSRSRRRSRSRSRRRSKSPRRRRSHSKDRGRRSHSRSRDRRKEEKVRKRSKTPPKSYSSGRRSRSISRRRHRRSRSASRSPRRKLSRSPSPRRHKKEKKKDKERERDRKDDRDRSRDKRDRSPSKKKSRDKDKERERKSDSEKGDVKVTRDYDEEEQGYDSEKEEEERDKGSDSAHSPQSQEPLQENAEEEAAKGSEGTSEDQQDEDMEMSD; translated from the exons ATGAGCTCAACGACTAACGTAATTCAGGTGACAAATGTGTCTCCAAGCACAACCTCTGAACAGATGAGAACACTCTTCGGATTCCTGGGAAATATCGAGGAGTTGAAGCTGTTTCCCCCCGA TGATTCTCCCTTGCCTGTGACTTCACGTGTCTGTTTTGTAAAGTTCCTCGAGTCTGAATCCGTTGGCGTATCCCAGCACTTGACTAACACAGTCTTCGTGGACAGAGCCTTGATTGTCGTCCCATTTGCTGAAG GTGTAATTCCAGATGAATCAAAAGCTCTGTCACTTCTGGCTCCAGCTAATGCTGTCGCGGGATTGCTACCAGGAGGAGGGCTCTTGCCCACTCCAAACCCAATGGCATCT ATGGGAGGTGTTCCTCTCGGTGGTCTCGGAGGCCCCAACATGGACCCCACTATGGCAGCTCTGGGGATGCCTGGCCCCAACATGAACCCCCAG TCCCTGTCTGCCGACCAGCTTCTGAAACTGATGACCTCTGTGGATCCTAA GTTGAATCCAATGGCGGCAGGACTGAATCTAAACCCTGGCCTGAAGGCCGATGCAGCTAACAAGGAGATCGAGGAAGCCATGAAACGGGTCAGAGAAGCACAGTCACTCATATCAGCAGCCATTGAGCCTGGAA ACAAGAAAGACGACAAACGGAAACATTCAAGATCCAGGTCAAGGTCACGACGGAGGAGGTCTCGCTCTCGTTCCAGACACAG GCGCTCCAAGAGCCGGTCGAGACGACGCTCTCGCtccaggagcaggaggaggtcgAAGAGtcccaggaggaggaggtctcACTCAAAGGACCGGGGCAGACGCTCCCACAGCAGGTCCAG GGACAGGAGGAAAGAGGAAAAGGTTCGCAAGCGCTCCAAAACGCCGCCCAAGAGCTACAGCAGCGGCCGGCGATCTCGGAGCATCAGTCG AAGACGACACCGGAGGAGCCGCAGTGCCTCCCGATCGCCCCGTCGGAAACTATCCAGGTCCCCCTCACCCAGAAG GcacaagaaggagaagaagaaggacaAGGAGCGGGAGCGAGACAGGAAGGACGACCGCGACCGCAGCCGAGACAAACGGGATCGCTCGCCCAGCAAGAAGAAGAGCAGGGACAAGGACAAAGAGAGGGAGCGCAAGTCCGACAGTGAGAAAGGCGACGTCAAG GTGACCAGAGATTACGATGAAGAGGAGCAGGGTTATGACAgcgaaaaagaggaagaggaacgaGACAAAGGCTCCGACTCTGCCCACTCGCCCCAATCCCAGGAGCCTTTGCAGGAGAACGCCGAGGAGGAGGCGGCCAAGGGTTCGGAGGGTACCAGCGAGGACCAGCAGGACGAGGACATGGAAATGAGCGACTGA
- the srsf11 gene encoding serine/arginine-rich splicing factor 11 isoform X1 translates to MSSTTNVIQVTNVSPSTTSEQMRTLFGFLGNIEELKLFPPDDSPLPVTSRVCFVKFLESESVGVSQHLTNTVFVDRALIVVPFAEGVIPDESKALSLLAPANAVAGLLPGGGLLPTPNPMASMGGVPLGGLGGPNMDPTMAALGMPGPNMNPQSLSADQLLKLMTSVDPKLNPMAAGLNLNPGLKADAANKEIEEAMKRVREAQSLISAAIEPGNKKDDKRKHSRSRSRSRRRRSRSRSRHRRSKSRSRRRSRSRSRRRSKSPRRRRSHSKDRGRRSHSRSRDRRKEEKVRKRSKTPPKSYSSGRRSRSISRRRHRRSRSASRSPRRKLSRSPSPRRHKKEKKKDKERERDRKDDRDRSRDKRDRSPSKKKSRDKDKERERKSDSEKGDVKILSVSDCQVTRDYDEEEQGYDSEKEEEERDKGSDSAHSPQSQEPLQENAEEEAAKGSEGTSEDQQDEDMEMSD, encoded by the exons ATGAGCTCAACGACTAACGTAATTCAGGTGACAAATGTGTCTCCAAGCACAACCTCTGAACAGATGAGAACACTCTTCGGATTCCTGGGAAATATCGAGGAGTTGAAGCTGTTTCCCCCCGA TGATTCTCCCTTGCCTGTGACTTCACGTGTCTGTTTTGTAAAGTTCCTCGAGTCTGAATCCGTTGGCGTATCCCAGCACTTGACTAACACAGTCTTCGTGGACAGAGCCTTGATTGTCGTCCCATTTGCTGAAG GTGTAATTCCAGATGAATCAAAAGCTCTGTCACTTCTGGCTCCAGCTAATGCTGTCGCGGGATTGCTACCAGGAGGAGGGCTCTTGCCCACTCCAAACCCAATGGCATCT ATGGGAGGTGTTCCTCTCGGTGGTCTCGGAGGCCCCAACATGGACCCCACTATGGCAGCTCTGGGGATGCCTGGCCCCAACATGAACCCCCAG TCCCTGTCTGCCGACCAGCTTCTGAAACTGATGACCTCTGTGGATCCTAA GTTGAATCCAATGGCGGCAGGACTGAATCTAAACCCTGGCCTGAAGGCCGATGCAGCTAACAAGGAGATCGAGGAAGCCATGAAACGGGTCAGAGAAGCACAGTCACTCATATCAGCAGCCATTGAGCCTGGAA ACAAGAAAGACGACAAACGGAAACATTCAAGATCCAGGTCAAGGTCACGACGGAGGAGGTCTCGCTCTCGTTCCAGACACAG GCGCTCCAAGAGCCGGTCGAGACGACGCTCTCGCtccaggagcaggaggaggtcgAAGAGtcccaggaggaggaggtctcACTCAAAGGACCGGGGCAGACGCTCCCACAGCAGGTCCAG GGACAGGAGGAAAGAGGAAAAGGTTCGCAAGCGCTCCAAAACGCCGCCCAAGAGCTACAGCAGCGGCCGGCGATCTCGGAGCATCAGTCG AAGACGACACCGGAGGAGCCGCAGTGCCTCCCGATCGCCCCGTCGGAAACTATCCAGGTCCCCCTCACCCAGAAG GcacaagaaggagaagaagaaggacaAGGAGCGGGAGCGAGACAGGAAGGACGACCGCGACCGCAGCCGAGACAAACGGGATCGCTCGCCCAGCAAGAAGAAGAGCAGGGACAAGGACAAAGAGAGGGAGCGCAAGTCCGACAGTGAGAAAGGCGACGTCAAG ATCCTGTCTGTTTCTGATTGCCAGGTGACCAGAGATTACGATGAAGAGGAGCAGGGTTATGACAgcgaaaaagaggaagaggaacgaGACAAAGGCTCCGACTCTGCCCACTCGCCCCAATCCCAGGAGCCTTTGCAGGAGAACGCCGAGGAGGAGGCGGCCAAGGGTTCGGAGGGTACCAGCGAGGACCAGCAGGACGAGGACATGGAAATGAGCGACTGA
- the srsf11 gene encoding serine/arginine-rich splicing factor 11 isoform X4 has product MASMGGVPLGGLGGPNMDPTMAALGMPGPNMNPQSLSADQLLKLMTSVDPKLNPMAAGLNLNPGLKADAANKEIEEAMKRVREAQSLISAAIEPGNKKDDKRKHSRSRSRSRRRRSRSRSRHRRSKSRSRRRSRSRSRRRSKSPRRRRSHSKDRGRRSHSRSRDRRKEEKVRKRSKTPPKSYSSGRRSRSISRRRHRRSRSASRSPRRKLSRSPSPRRHKKEKKKDKERERDRKDDRDRSRDKRDRSPSKKKSRDKDKERERKSDSEKGDVKILSVSDCQVTRDYDEEEQGYDSEKEEEERDKGSDSAHSPQSQEPLQENAEEEAAKGSEGTSEDQQDEDMEMSD; this is encoded by the exons ATGGCATCT ATGGGAGGTGTTCCTCTCGGTGGTCTCGGAGGCCCCAACATGGACCCCACTATGGCAGCTCTGGGGATGCCTGGCCCCAACATGAACCCCCAG TCCCTGTCTGCCGACCAGCTTCTGAAACTGATGACCTCTGTGGATCCTAA GTTGAATCCAATGGCGGCAGGACTGAATCTAAACCCTGGCCTGAAGGCCGATGCAGCTAACAAGGAGATCGAGGAAGCCATGAAACGGGTCAGAGAAGCACAGTCACTCATATCAGCAGCCATTGAGCCTGGAA ACAAGAAAGACGACAAACGGAAACATTCAAGATCCAGGTCAAGGTCACGACGGAGGAGGTCTCGCTCTCGTTCCAGACACAG GCGCTCCAAGAGCCGGTCGAGACGACGCTCTCGCtccaggagcaggaggaggtcgAAGAGtcccaggaggaggaggtctcACTCAAAGGACCGGGGCAGACGCTCCCACAGCAGGTCCAG GGACAGGAGGAAAGAGGAAAAGGTTCGCAAGCGCTCCAAAACGCCGCCCAAGAGCTACAGCAGCGGCCGGCGATCTCGGAGCATCAGTCG AAGACGACACCGGAGGAGCCGCAGTGCCTCCCGATCGCCCCGTCGGAAACTATCCAGGTCCCCCTCACCCAGAAG GcacaagaaggagaagaagaaggacaAGGAGCGGGAGCGAGACAGGAAGGACGACCGCGACCGCAGCCGAGACAAACGGGATCGCTCGCCCAGCAAGAAGAAGAGCAGGGACAAGGACAAAGAGAGGGAGCGCAAGTCCGACAGTGAGAAAGGCGACGTCAAG ATCCTGTCTGTTTCTGATTGCCAGGTGACCAGAGATTACGATGAAGAGGAGCAGGGTTATGACAgcgaaaaagaggaagaggaacgaGACAAAGGCTCCGACTCTGCCCACTCGCCCCAATCCCAGGAGCCTTTGCAGGAGAACGCCGAGGAGGAGGCGGCCAAGGGTTCGGAGGGTACCAGCGAGGACCAGCAGGACGAGGACATGGAAATGAGCGACTGA
- the lrrc40 gene encoding leucine-rich repeat-containing protein 40 isoform X2, producing MSRFKRGGKLDSRAGFRTETQVSPVPNGLLKAARKSGQLNLSGRGLTEVPLSVWRLNVDTPEEANQNLSFGADDRWWEQTDLTKLILSSNKLGILSEDVKLLPALVVLDVHDNQLTTLPKEIGELEQLQRLVLSHNNIKELPVELWGLTNLQSLHLQQNQLERLPQEIGQLINLDDIDLSNNQLTEVPDGVGNLTKLVKLNLSNNKLKSLSPAIRNMKNLRMLDCTHNQLENIPPILAQMESLEMLYLRHNKICSLPELPQCKSLKELHVGNNQITGIQAEYLKHLSGLCVLELRDNKLKALPEEVTLLEGLERLDLTNNDLTSLPCALGNLPKLKSVSLEGNPLRGIRRDLLTKGTGELLKYLRSRIKDDPDGNTAEQPTTAMTLPSQAKIDVHSIKTLKTLNYSEKQEALIPDDVFDAAEGGPVSCVNFSKNQLTAVPPRLVELKDTVSDANLGFNKLTSIPLEFCMLKQLNHVDLRNNFLSALPPELKDLAKLRSIILSFNRFKAFPDVLYKIPTLESILMSNNQGSDAGWKPIPKSPCSDRGQGN from the exons atgtctcgttttaaaagGGGCGGAAAACTTGATTCTCGAGCTGGGTTTAGGACGGAAACACAAGTGTCTCCTGTTCCTAACGGGCTCCTAAAAGCAGCCAGAAAAAGTGGTCAGCTCAATCTATCGGGACGGGGTTTGACAGAAG TTCCACTCAGTGTCTGGAGGCTTAATGTAGACACACCGGAGGAGGCCAATCAGAATTTATCTTTCGGAGCAGACGACCGGTGGTGGGAGCAAACTGATCTAACCAAGCTTATCCTCTCATCAAACAAGCTCGGTATACTGTCAGAAGATGTAAAACTGCTGCCAGCTCTTGTTGTTTTAGAT GTCCATGACAATCAACTCACTACATTACCCAAAGAAATAGGTGAATTGGAACAACTTCAGAGACTTGTTCTAAG TCATAACAATATAAAAGAATTACCTGTGGAACTATGGGGACTAACAAACCTCCAAAGCCTTCACCTGCAGCAGAATCAACTGGAGCGCCTTCCACAAGAAATTGGGCAGTTGATCAATTTGGATGATATT GATCTCTCCAACAATCAGTTAACAGAGGTTCCAGATGGTGTAGGCAACTTGACAAAGTTGGTAAAGCTCAACCTGTCTAACAACAAGTTAAAGAGCCTGTCTCCTGCTATTAGGAACATGAAAA ATCTGAGGATGCTGGACTGCACACATAATCAGCTGGAAAACATTCCCCCTATCTTGGCACAGATGGAGTCTCTGGAGATGCTGTATCTTAGGCACAACAAAATATGCTCACTTCCAGAGCTGCCACAGTGCAAATCCCTCAAA GAGCTCCATGTGGGGAACAACCAAATTACGGGAATCCAGGCTGAGTACCTGAAACACCTGAGTGGCCTCTGTGTTCTGGAGCTGAGGGACAACAAGCTGAAGGCTCTGCCCGAGGAGGTCACTCTACTGGAGGGCCTGGAGCGCCTCGACCTCACCAACAATGACCTGACCAG CTTGCCTTGCGCTCTTGGCAACCTGCCCAAGCTGAAGAGTGTGTCTCTGGAAGGAAACCCTCTGAGGGGCATCCGGCGAGACCTCCTGACT aaaGGCACCGGGGAACTGTTAAAGTACCTAAGAAGTCGCATCAAAG ATGATCCAGATGGAAATACGGCAGAGCAACCCACTACAGCTATGACCCTGCCCAGTCAAGCAAAGATAGATGTACACTCTATTAAGACATTAAAGACTTTAAATTATAG TGAAAAGCAGGAAGCGTTGATACCTGACGACGTGTTTGATGCTGCTGAGGGAGGCCCTGTTTCCTGTGTGAATTTCTCTAAGAACCAGCTGACAGCAGTGCCCCCCAG GCTTGTTGAGTTGAAGGACACAGTCTCTGATGCCAACCTTGGCTTTAACAAACTCACCAGCATCCCACTGGAGTTCTGCATGCTGAAGCAACTGAACCATGTAGATCTCAG AAACAACTTTCTCTCTGCACTGCCACCAGAACTGAAGGATCTAGCCAAACTAAGGAGCATCATTTTGTCCTTCAATAG ATTCAAAGCTTTCCCAGATGTGCTGTACAAGATACCCACACTTGAATCTATTTTGATGAGTAACAATCAG GGCTCTGATGCTGGATGGAAACCCATTCCGAAATCCCCGTGCAGCGATCGTGGCCAAGGGAACTGA
- the lrrc40 gene encoding leucine-rich repeat-containing protein 40 isoform X1, with protein sequence MSRFKRGGKLDSRAGFRTETQVSPVPNGLLKAARKSGQLNLSGRGLTEVPLSVWRLNVDTPEEANQNLSFGADDRWWEQTDLTKLILSSNKLGILSEDVKLLPALVVLDVHDNQLTTLPKEIGELEQLQRLVLSHNNIKELPVELWGLTNLQSLHLQQNQLERLPQEIGQLINLDDIDLSNNQLTEVPDGVGNLTKLVKLNLSNNKLKSLSPAIRNMKNLRMLDCTHNQLENIPPILAQMESLEMLYLRHNKICSLPELPQCKSLKELHVGNNQITGIQAEYLKHLSGLCVLELRDNKLKALPEEVTLLEGLERLDLTNNDLTSLPCALGNLPKLKSVSLEGNPLRGIRRDLLTKGTGELLKYLRSRIKDDPDGNTAEQPTTAMTLPSQAKIDVHSIKTLKTLNYSEKQEALIPDDVFDAAEGGPVSCVNFSKNQLTAVPPRLVELKDTVSDANLGFNKLTSIPLEFCMLKQLNHVDLRNNFLSALPPELKDLAKLRSIILSFNRFKAFPDVLYKIPTLESILMSNNQVGAVDPIQLKMLDKLSTLDLQNNDIMQVPPELGNCTSLRALMLDGNPFRNPRAAIVAKGTDALLEYLRSRIPT encoded by the exons atgtctcgttttaaaagGGGCGGAAAACTTGATTCTCGAGCTGGGTTTAGGACGGAAACACAAGTGTCTCCTGTTCCTAACGGGCTCCTAAAAGCAGCCAGAAAAAGTGGTCAGCTCAATCTATCGGGACGGGGTTTGACAGAAG TTCCACTCAGTGTCTGGAGGCTTAATGTAGACACACCGGAGGAGGCCAATCAGAATTTATCTTTCGGAGCAGACGACCGGTGGTGGGAGCAAACTGATCTAACCAAGCTTATCCTCTCATCAAACAAGCTCGGTATACTGTCAGAAGATGTAAAACTGCTGCCAGCTCTTGTTGTTTTAGAT GTCCATGACAATCAACTCACTACATTACCCAAAGAAATAGGTGAATTGGAACAACTTCAGAGACTTGTTCTAAG TCATAACAATATAAAAGAATTACCTGTGGAACTATGGGGACTAACAAACCTCCAAAGCCTTCACCTGCAGCAGAATCAACTGGAGCGCCTTCCACAAGAAATTGGGCAGTTGATCAATTTGGATGATATT GATCTCTCCAACAATCAGTTAACAGAGGTTCCAGATGGTGTAGGCAACTTGACAAAGTTGGTAAAGCTCAACCTGTCTAACAACAAGTTAAAGAGCCTGTCTCCTGCTATTAGGAACATGAAAA ATCTGAGGATGCTGGACTGCACACATAATCAGCTGGAAAACATTCCCCCTATCTTGGCACAGATGGAGTCTCTGGAGATGCTGTATCTTAGGCACAACAAAATATGCTCACTTCCAGAGCTGCCACAGTGCAAATCCCTCAAA GAGCTCCATGTGGGGAACAACCAAATTACGGGAATCCAGGCTGAGTACCTGAAACACCTGAGTGGCCTCTGTGTTCTGGAGCTGAGGGACAACAAGCTGAAGGCTCTGCCCGAGGAGGTCACTCTACTGGAGGGCCTGGAGCGCCTCGACCTCACCAACAATGACCTGACCAG CTTGCCTTGCGCTCTTGGCAACCTGCCCAAGCTGAAGAGTGTGTCTCTGGAAGGAAACCCTCTGAGGGGCATCCGGCGAGACCTCCTGACT aaaGGCACCGGGGAACTGTTAAAGTACCTAAGAAGTCGCATCAAAG ATGATCCAGATGGAAATACGGCAGAGCAACCCACTACAGCTATGACCCTGCCCAGTCAAGCAAAGATAGATGTACACTCTATTAAGACATTAAAGACTTTAAATTATAG TGAAAAGCAGGAAGCGTTGATACCTGACGACGTGTTTGATGCTGCTGAGGGAGGCCCTGTTTCCTGTGTGAATTTCTCTAAGAACCAGCTGACAGCAGTGCCCCCCAG GCTTGTTGAGTTGAAGGACACAGTCTCTGATGCCAACCTTGGCTTTAACAAACTCACCAGCATCCCACTGGAGTTCTGCATGCTGAAGCAACTGAACCATGTAGATCTCAG AAACAACTTTCTCTCTGCACTGCCACCAGAACTGAAGGATCTAGCCAAACTAAGGAGCATCATTTTGTCCTTCAATAG ATTCAAAGCTTTCCCAGATGTGCTGTACAAGATACCCACACTTGAATCTATTTTGATGAGTAACAATCAGGTCGGTGCTGTTGACCCAATTCAACTGAAGATGTTGGATAAGCTGTCCACTTTAGATCTGCAGAACAACGACATCATGCAGGTTCCCCCAGAGCTGGGCAACTGTACCAGTCTCCG GGCTCTGATGCTGGATGGAAACCCATTCCGAAATCCCCGTGCAGCGATCGTGGCCAAGGGAACTGATGCCCTCCTTGAGTACTTGCGCAGTAGAATTCCCACTTGA